From Sporosarcina sp. Marseille-Q4943, the proteins below share one genomic window:
- a CDS encoding HAD family hydrolase — MIQSFIFDMDGTLFQTDRILELALDDTFEHLRSMGKWNSTTPIGKYREIMGVPLPIVWETLMPDHSKEERELTDAYFLKRLLENIRNGNGALYPDVKEVFTYLTENNCSIYIASNGLIDYLEAIVSYYHLDRWVTETFSIEQIDSMNKSHLVRSIVQKYGITNGAVVGDRLSDIHAARDNGLLAIGCNFDFAIEDELAQADVVIDDLIELKKIIRKES, encoded by the coding sequence ATGATACAGTCTTTTATTTTCGATATGGACGGCACACTTTTTCAAACAGATAGAATCCTGGAATTAGCGCTCGATGATACGTTTGAACACTTACGGTCAATGGGTAAATGGAACAGCACCACACCTATAGGGAAATATCGTGAAATCATGGGGGTGCCTTTGCCGATAGTGTGGGAAACATTAATGCCCGATCATTCAAAGGAAGAAAGGGAACTCACGGATGCGTATTTTCTTAAAAGGTTACTTGAAAATATAAGAAATGGGAACGGCGCTTTATACCCTGATGTAAAGGAAGTCTTCACTTATTTAACAGAGAATAATTGCTCAATCTACATAGCAAGCAATGGGTTAATTGATTACCTCGAAGCTATCGTGAGCTATTATCATTTGGATCGTTGGGTTACAGAAACTTTTAGTATCGAGCAAATTGACTCCATGAATAAATCGCACTTAGTTCGGAGTATTGTACAAAAGTATGGTATTACCAACGGAGCGGTAGTAGGTGATCGACTTTCAGATATACACGCAGCGAGAGATAATGGTTTACTTGCTATTGGCTGCAACTTCGATTTTGCAATAGAAGACGAACTTGCTCAGGCGGATGTCGTAATTGACGACTTA
- a CDS encoding NIPSNAP family protein: MFYRRKFYTVKKEFVENFNEHFNKTNLPNQLKYGSRLIGRWMKENDDGTVEIFAIWEYDSYEDYVNIESKIRNDQAHVERVKDWYAKNGGRDYVWKEYILEVKNEAITSTVEERA; this comes from the coding sequence ATGTTTTATCGGAGAAAGTTTTATACTGTGAAAAAAGAGTTTGTTGAGAACTTTAATGAACACTTCAATAAAACCAATTTGCCTAATCAGCTTAAATACGGTTCTCGGTTAATTGGTCGTTGGATGAAGGAGAATGATGACGGAACTGTCGAGATCTTTGCTATTTGGGAATATGACAGTTATGAGGATTATGTAAACATCGAATCCAAGATAAGAAATGATCAAGCTCACGTAGAACGTGTGAAAGACTGGTACGCAAAGAACGGTGGACGCGATTATGTATGGAAGGAATACATTTTAGAGGTTAAAAATGAAGCAATAACATCGACTGTAGAAGAGAGGGCATAG
- a CDS encoding amidohydrolase has product MKTIWHNGKLYTMEMKGETIEALLTENGKIIAVGTYEELKSEAENEIDLNGAVLYPGFIDNHMHMIGHGQKLLSLDLSKAKSADEMMQMLETAYPDLKEDEWYIGEGWNENNFADKKIFTRHDLDHVTDSPMYLKRTCRHAAIVNSKALELAGITKDTPDPDDGVIERDENGEPTGVLKEGPMDRVLQLIPEPTEEMLKKALEKSVDDLLSLGLTGAVTDDLGYYGDYRNPLQAFRNVIGEKKKFRAHLLRRSTVFTQLMEDEATYDEPWIDPGEMKFFIDGSLGGSTALLSEPYANDPSTYGTAVLTDQEIDELVATARKHGQAVAMHMIGDGAVEKGLDAIERYPVPEGKRDRLIHVNVLRDDLVERMKKLPIVLDIQPAFVPSDFPWVMEKLGEDRLDWAYAWKRLIDEGFICGAGSDAPIEEVDPLLGIYAAVTRRKPGETHEGYLPQEKLSMFEAVGLFTSGSAATIGKADSRGKLGVGFDADFTVLDRDLFEAEGEEILDTTVVMTVVAGDVMYRN; this is encoded by the coding sequence ATGAAAACGATTTGGCATAACGGCAAGCTGTATACAATGGAAATGAAAGGGGAAACCATCGAGGCGCTGCTGACGGAAAACGGTAAAATCATCGCGGTGGGCACATATGAGGAATTAAAAAGTGAAGCTGAAAATGAAATTGACTTAAATGGGGCTGTGCTCTACCCAGGATTCATCGATAATCATATGCATATGATCGGACACGGTCAGAAGTTGCTCAGTTTGGATTTATCCAAGGCGAAGTCTGCTGATGAAATGATGCAGATGCTTGAAACCGCCTATCCCGATTTGAAAGAGGACGAGTGGTACATCGGCGAAGGATGGAATGAAAACAATTTTGCAGATAAAAAGATTTTCACGCGCCACGATCTCGATCATGTGACGGATTCTCCGATGTATCTGAAACGGACATGCAGGCATGCGGCAATCGTCAATTCGAAAGCATTGGAGCTCGCAGGTATTACAAAAGATACTCCTGATCCGGATGATGGCGTCATTGAGAGGGATGAAAACGGCGAGCCGACAGGGGTATTAAAAGAAGGCCCGATGGATCGCGTGCTGCAACTCATTCCGGAACCGACGGAGGAGATGCTGAAGAAGGCGCTGGAGAAATCAGTCGACGACTTATTGTCGCTCGGACTGACCGGAGCCGTGACGGATGATCTCGGATATTACGGCGATTATCGCAATCCGTTGCAAGCATTCCGGAATGTCATCGGCGAAAAGAAGAAGTTCCGTGCACATCTGCTCCGTCGCTCGACGGTGTTCACACAACTGATGGAAGACGAAGCGACGTATGACGAACCTTGGATTGATCCGGGAGAGATGAAGTTTTTCATTGACGGGTCGCTTGGCGGTAGCACCGCTTTGTTGAGTGAGCCATATGCGAATGATCCGTCCACTTACGGCACAGCTGTGTTGACAGATCAGGAGATCGATGAACTTGTGGCGACTGCGCGGAAACATGGGCAAGCAGTGGCGATGCATATGATCGGAGACGGAGCGGTTGAAAAAGGATTGGACGCAATCGAGCGTTATCCAGTGCCGGAAGGGAAGCGAGATCGACTCATTCACGTGAATGTGTTGCGTGACGATTTGGTGGAGAGGATGAAGAAACTGCCTATCGTCTTAGATATCCAGCCGGCTTTCGTGCCGTCCGACTTTCCGTGGGTGATGGAGAAGCTAGGGGAGGACCGCCTTGACTGGGCATATGCATGGAAGCGGCTAATTGACGAAGGGTTCATTTGCGGTGCGGGATCGGATGCGCCGATTGAAGAGGTCGATCCGCTGCTCGGCATTTATGCGGCGGTGACGAGGAGAAAGCCGGGAGAGACGCATGAAGGGTACTTGCCGCAAGAGAAGTTGAGCATGTTCGAGGCGGTCGGTTTATTCACATCGGGCAGCGCTGCGACGATTGGAAAGGCTGATTCACGCGGAAAGCTCGGCGTCGGCTTCGATGCTGATTTCACGGTGCTTGATAGGGATTTGTTTGAAGCTGAAGGGGAAGAGATTCTCGACACGACAGTCGTTATGACGGTCGTGGCGGGCGACGTGATGTATCGAAACTGA
- a CDS encoding YtoQ family protein, which produces MRLTVYLAGEIHTSWREEVKQKVAALNLPIDFVGPMEDHDRSDNIGEEILGKQPDAIFKDAAASSFNNLRTELLMKKADLVIALFGEQYKQWNTAMDASAAVAYGKPLILIRSEQHHHPLKELSRKAHATVETVDQAVKALHYIFE; this is translated from the coding sequence ATGAGATTGACTGTTTATTTAGCAGGGGAAATCCATACATCTTGGCGTGAAGAGGTGAAACAGAAAGTCGCGGCTTTGAATTTGCCGATTGACTTCGTCGGGCCGATGGAAGACCATGACCGCTCGGATAATATCGGGGAGGAGATTTTAGGCAAGCAGCCGGATGCAATCTTCAAGGATGCCGCCGCTTCCAGTTTCAACAACTTGCGGACTGAACTTCTCATGAAGAAAGCCGATCTTGTCATCGCTCTTTTCGGCGAGCAATACAAACAATGGAACACGGCAATGGACGCGAGTGCCGCAGTCGCATACGGCAAGCCGCTCATCCTTATCCGTTCCGAACAGCATCATCATCCGTTGAAGGAGCTTTCCCGCAAAGCGCATGCTACGGTCGAAACTGTCGACCAAGCTGTAAAGGCATTGCATTATATTTTCGAATGA
- the pstB gene encoding phosphate ABC transporter ATP-binding protein PstB translates to MTLLLDRIKEKPLSVVRNESWHKPIYETNGLNLWYGTSHALKNIDLSINEREVTAIIGPSGCGKSTFLKTLNRMVETATDVSISGNVTFKGNNILGKAMPVEILRSKVGMVFQKPNPFPKSIYENVAFGPKVHGIRNKAMLDMIVEDSLKKAALWDEVKDRLHKSAYSLSGGQQQRLCIARCLAIDPEVILMDEPTSALDPVSTHKIEELIRSIKNDVTIAIVTHNMQQAARISDRTAFFLNGEVIEEDRTTTIFNNPSDTLTDDYINGRFG, encoded by the coding sequence ATGACATTACTTCTTGATCGTATAAAGGAAAAACCATTATCAGTTGTGCGAAACGAAAGCTGGCATAAGCCGATTTATGAAACGAACGGCTTGAATTTATGGTACGGCACGTCGCATGCATTAAAGAACATTGATTTATCGATTAATGAACGCGAAGTGACCGCCATCATCGGTCCATCAGGATGCGGGAAATCGACGTTCCTGAAAACATTGAATCGGATGGTGGAAACAGCGACTGATGTCTCCATCTCAGGCAATGTCACGTTCAAAGGGAATAATATTTTGGGCAAGGCGATGCCTGTCGAAATTCTTCGTTCTAAAGTCGGCATGGTGTTCCAAAAGCCGAATCCCTTCCCGAAATCAATTTACGAAAACGTCGCATTCGGCCCTAAAGTGCACGGCATCCGCAATAAGGCGATGCTGGATATGATCGTGGAAGATAGCTTAAAAAAAGCGGCGTTATGGGATGAAGTGAAAGACCGTCTCCATAAAAGTGCGTATAGCCTTTCCGGCGGACAGCAGCAACGGTTATGCATCGCAAGGTGTCTCGCCATTGATCCCGAAGTAATTTTGATGGACGAACCGACTTCCGCCTTGGATCCGGTATCGACTCACAAGATTGAAGAATTGATCCGCTCCATTAAAAACGATGTAACGATCGCCATCGTCACACACAATATGCAGCAAGCCGCCCGGATTTCCGATCGCACCGCATTCTTCCTAAATGGCGAAGTGATCGAGGAAGATCGGACGACAACAATCTTCAACAACCCTTCGGATACATTAACAGACGACTATATTAACGGCCGTTTCGGTTAA
- a CDS encoding PstS family phosphate ABC transporter substrate-binding protein, producing the protein MKFNKYLLFMIIAAFAVVLAACGKDGDSGESDKNKASAQGAELEGSVAIDGSGTVYPLMARLAEEYMVNEQENVSVEVSRAGTSAGFKKFLVENGTDFNDASRQIKDEEAAEADKLGIEVKELKVALDGLTFVINKENDWATEMTPEQLVSIFLADSTVEKWSDINPDWPDEKINAMGPNENHGTYEFFYESILDKQDMDSSVNLQQEYSTLVNLVSEDKNGIAFFGFGYYVNNKDKMNAVAVDFGNGPIEPALDTISEDGAYADFTRPVFTYLNVNHAKEKPQVKDFAIYVMNNINKFAGETGFAPIPESEVKENVSFLEGL; encoded by the coding sequence ATGAAGTTTAACAAGTATCTGTTATTCATGATCATCGCTGCGTTTGCAGTTGTTCTTGCAGCATGCGGCAAAGACGGTGACTCCGGAGAATCGGACAAAAACAAAGCATCCGCGCAAGGAGCCGAACTGGAAGGCAGCGTCGCTATCGACGGTTCCGGAACAGTGTACCCGCTTATGGCCCGACTTGCTGAAGAGTATATGGTGAACGAACAAGAGAACGTATCCGTTGAAGTGAGCCGTGCCGGTACAAGTGCAGGGTTCAAGAAATTCCTCGTTGAAAACGGAACAGACTTCAATGATGCTTCCCGCCAAATTAAAGATGAAGAAGCAGCAGAAGCAGATAAACTTGGAATTGAAGTGAAAGAATTGAAAGTTGCCTTGGATGGCCTTACTTTCGTCATCAATAAAGAAAATGATTGGGCTACTGAGATGACGCCTGAACAATTGGTCAGCATATTCCTTGCAGATAGCACTGTTGAGAAATGGTCCGACATCAATCCTGATTGGCCGGACGAGAAGATCAATGCGATGGGGCCGAATGAAAACCACGGAACATACGAGTTTTTCTATGAAAGTATTCTTGATAAACAAGACATGGATAGCTCAGTCAACTTGCAGCAGGAATACTCGACACTCGTGAACCTCGTTTCCGAGGACAAAAACGGCATCGCCTTTTTCGGATTCGGCTACTACGTTAATAACAAAGACAAAATGAATGCTGTTGCAGTCGACTTCGGAAATGGTCCTATTGAGCCGGCGTTGGATACGATCTCGGAAGACGGAGCTTATGCAGACTTCACTCGCCCTGTCTTCACGTACTTGAATGTGAATCATGCGAAAGAAAAGCCGCAAGTAAAAGATTTTGCAATTTACGTCATGAACAATATTAATAAATTCGCAGGTGAAACAGGCTTTGCACCTATTCCGGAATCTGAAGTGAAAGAAAACGTCAGCTTCCTCGAAGGACTATAA
- the pstC gene encoding phosphate ABC transporter permease subunit PstC, which translates to MINHELPKADKLNIRDMIDQNQRSNSIRRRIERLIPIFLMLIASLSVLTTIGIIWTLLSETVEFFKRVPFLDFFTGTVLKPLSQNPEFGVLPLLMGTITSSLIAMAVAAPIGLMAAIYLSEYASPKVRKVVKPILELLAGVPTIVYGFFAFTFVTPLLREFIPSLQATNILSPGLVMGVMIIPMIASLSEDAMSSVPNSMREGASGLGATKLEVTRKVVIPAALSGIIASFVLGISRAIGETMIVTIASGSTKNFTFDITQSMQTMTAYIVEVTGGDAAAGSTVYYSLYAVAMTLFVFTLVMNLLARAVSKKFREEY; encoded by the coding sequence ATGATAAATCATGAACTACCAAAGGCAGATAAATTGAATATCCGGGACATGATCGATCAAAACCAGCGCAGCAATTCGATTAGAAGAAGAATCGAACGGCTGATTCCCATCTTCCTCATGTTGATTGCCTCATTATCCGTCCTGACGACAATCGGCATCATTTGGACACTGTTATCCGAAACGGTGGAGTTTTTTAAACGGGTGCCTTTCCTCGATTTCTTTACGGGCACCGTCTTAAAGCCATTGAGCCAGAACCCTGAATTCGGGGTGCTTCCGTTATTGATGGGTACTATCACTTCTTCATTGATTGCGATGGCGGTAGCTGCTCCGATCGGACTCATGGCCGCCATCTACTTGAGCGAATACGCTTCACCGAAAGTGCGGAAAGTCGTCAAGCCGATTCTTGAGCTGCTTGCCGGCGTGCCTACAATCGTCTATGGGTTTTTCGCCTTCACTTTTGTGACGCCGCTATTACGTGAATTCATTCCGAGCCTCCAAGCGACGAATATTCTGAGCCCCGGTTTAGTCATGGGAGTCATGATCATCCCAATGATCGCCTCCCTATCCGAAGATGCGATGAGCTCCGTTCCGAACTCGATGCGTGAAGGGGCTTCTGGATTAGGTGCCACGAAGCTTGAAGTAACACGCAAAGTTGTCATTCCTGCGGCTCTTTCCGGCATTATCGCTTCGTTCGTCCTCGGCATTTCTCGAGCCATTGGGGAAACGATGATTGTGACGATCGCAAGTGGCAGCACAAAAAACTTCACTTTCGACATTACACAATCGATGCAGACGATGACCGCTTATATCGTCGAAGTAACGGGCGGAGACGCCGCTGCCGGTTCGACAGTCTATTACAGCTTATACGCAGTGGCAATGACGCTTTTCGTTTTCACCCTCGTGATGAACCTACTTGCAAGAGCTGTCTCCAAAAAGTTCAGGGAGGAATATTAA
- the pstA gene encoding phosphate ABC transporter permease PstA — protein sequence MNQLSEKQLTRRTKRRLLLNRFSKSIFMLSAFFGLFFLAVLLVRVVTEGIGSVNLDFLTGKLSTQPERAGIMGAILGTFWLMLVVAPVTMFIGVGTAIYLEMYAKKGRLVSFIQTNISNLAGVPSIVYGILGLTVFVRAMDLGNIVLAGGLTMSLLILPIVIVASQEAIRSIPFHLSEGSYGLGATKWQTIQRIILPAALPGILTGAILSLSRAIGETAPLVVIGIPALLIPFPGSIMDRFTVLPMQIYYWTLDASLVAEYANLAAATIIVLLVALFILNSTAIIIRNKFQRVF from the coding sequence ATGAATCAACTAAGCGAAAAGCAACTGACACGGCGGACGAAGCGCCGTTTACTCCTGAATCGGTTTTCGAAGTCCATTTTCATGCTCTCTGCATTCTTTGGATTATTCTTTCTTGCCGTTTTGCTTGTCCGTGTCGTTACGGAAGGCATCGGTTCAGTCAACCTCGATTTTTTGACCGGTAAATTATCGACCCAGCCGGAGCGCGCAGGCATCATGGGAGCGATTCTAGGAACGTTCTGGCTTATGCTCGTCGTCGCCCCCGTCACGATGTTCATCGGCGTAGGCACGGCAATTTACTTGGAGATGTATGCAAAGAAAGGCCGGTTGGTCAGTTTCATTCAGACGAATATCTCAAACTTGGCGGGCGTCCCTTCCATCGTATACGGGATACTCGGTTTGACGGTATTTGTACGGGCGATGGACCTTGGCAACATTGTCCTCGCCGGAGGTTTGACAATGTCTCTACTGATCTTGCCGATTGTCATCGTCGCAAGCCAAGAAGCGATCCGTTCCATCCCTTTCCATCTAAGCGAGGGATCTTACGGGTTGGGCGCGACGAAATGGCAAACGATTCAGCGGATCATTCTGCCGGCAGCATTGCCGGGAATTTTGACGGGGGCCATTCTTTCCTTATCCCGCGCAATCGGGGAAACGGCGCCGCTCGTCGTCATCGGCATTCCGGCATTGCTTATCCCATTCCCGGGAAGCATCATGGACCGCTTCACAGTATTGCCGATGCAAATTTATTACTGGACACTGGATGCTTCGTTAGTTGCGGAATATGCCAATCTGGCAGCCGCTACGATCATCGTTCTGCTAGTGGCACTGTTCATCTTGAATTCCACAGCAATCATCATCAGGAATAAATTCCAGCGTGTATTTTGA
- the glmM gene encoding phosphoglucosamine mutase, producing MTKYFGTDGVRGIANKELTPELAFRLGRIGGYVLTRDSQETSQVLVGRDTRISGHLLENALIAGLLSMGVEVMRLGIISTPGVAYLTRVMNAQAGVMISASHNPFEDNGIKFFGADGFKLTDEQEEEIESLLHEETDRLPRPVGADVGTVTDYFEGGHKYIQYLKQTVDEEFTDLHVVLDCAHGATSSLATHVFADLDADLTTIGASPNGLNINDGVGSTHPEGLSQLVVDKGADIGLAFDGDGDRLIAVDELGRVINGDQIMFIIGRHLQSKGRLKSDTIVSTIMSNLGFYKALERHGMMSVKTAVGDRYVVEEMRKGNYNLGGEQSGHIILLDYNTTGDGLLTALQLVNIMKRTGRKLSDLASEMTIYPQELVNVRVTDKNKVTENAKVAAVIKEVEEEMAGNGRVLVRPSGTEPLVRVMVESPDHNTCERFVNRIADVVREEMGIEE from the coding sequence ATGACAAAGTATTTCGGGACGGATGGCGTCCGTGGGATTGCCAATAAAGAATTAACGCCAGAGCTTGCTTTTAGGCTTGGCAGGATTGGCGGATATGTGTTAACGAGAGATTCCCAGGAGACATCCCAAGTACTTGTAGGACGGGATACCCGTATATCCGGCCATTTGCTGGAAAACGCTTTGATTGCAGGTCTGTTATCAATGGGAGTCGAAGTGATGAGGCTCGGAATCATCAGTACGCCGGGTGTCGCATATTTGACGCGTGTCATGAATGCACAGGCGGGTGTCATGATTTCAGCATCACACAATCCTTTTGAGGATAACGGCATCAAGTTTTTCGGCGCGGACGGGTTCAAATTGACAGATGAGCAGGAAGAGGAAATTGAATCACTCTTGCATGAAGAGACAGATCGCCTGCCTCGTCCAGTAGGTGCGGATGTCGGCACTGTGACGGATTACTTTGAAGGTGGCCATAAATACATCCAATACTTGAAACAGACAGTCGATGAGGAATTCACGGATCTTCATGTCGTCCTTGACTGTGCACATGGCGCGACTTCTTCATTGGCAACGCACGTCTTTGCAGATCTCGATGCGGACCTGACGACAATCGGCGCATCTCCGAATGGCTTGAACATCAATGACGGCGTTGGATCTACACATCCCGAAGGACTCAGCCAGCTAGTGGTCGATAAAGGTGCGGACATCGGACTTGCTTTTGACGGAGATGGAGACCGTCTCATTGCAGTCGATGAACTCGGTCGTGTCATTAATGGTGACCAGATCATGTTCATCATCGGCCGCCATCTCCAATCGAAAGGCCGTCTTAAATCCGATACGATCGTATCCACGATCATGAGCAACCTCGGCTTTTACAAAGCATTGGAGCGCCACGGCATGATGAGCGTAAAGACTGCTGTTGGGGACCGCTACGTAGTTGAAGAAATGAGAAAAGGAAATTACAATCTCGGCGGAGAGCAATCGGGCCATATCATTCTCCTCGATTACAATACGACAGGGGACGGCCTGTTGACTGCCTTGCAACTCGTCAACATTATGAAGCGAACTGGTCGGAAGCTATCCGACCTAGCAAGCGAGATGACGATTTATCCGCAGGAACTAGTCAACGTCAGAGTTACTGATAAAAACAAAGTGACTGAAAATGCAAAAGTCGCTGCAGTTATTAAGGAAGTTGAAGAGGAAATGGCTGGCAACGGCAGAGTGCTCGTCCGTCCATCAGGAACGGAGCCACTCGTCCGTGTGATGGTCGAATCACCGGATCACAATACTTGCGAACGCTTTGTCAACCGCATTGCGGACGTTGTGCGTGAAGAAATGGGTATAGAAGAATAA
- a CDS encoding YbbR-like domain-containing protein — protein MDKLMDRPWFLRFTALALAIILFFSVQADDETNSSTVGDTQDVLRDVPVEVFYDNENLVVTGVPKTVNISIDGPSNLVSTTKLLRDFTLRVDLRTLNLGRHTVEIEAENLSEKLNVRIDPPTVDVVIEEKISKQFKVDPELNERLLAEDFYVDKMEVEPSTIQVTGAKSVVEAISFVKVSVTGEPGINKSFEQKSRVRVLDRDLNKLNVKIEPEEVTVKVEVKENSKEVPIVLRERGVPGENIVIDSILTNTKTVTLFGPQKTLENIDELRVDVDISKVKESQTVELNLPKPKGVSKLSADKIKVNINVTTISGDDSPPDVSITPTEEDVTKEFKNIPVAVKGLDEKYSSTFLKPTDGVVDVTVTAKEDVINSIDASDFDISIDASGTDEEGEHAYPLTVVAPDNIAWKLSENEVTLEIRLA, from the coding sequence ATGGATAAGTTAATGGATCGACCATGGTTCCTTCGTTTCACTGCATTGGCGCTTGCCATCATCCTTTTCTTTTCCGTCCAGGCAGATGATGAAACGAATAGTTCCACGGTCGGTGATACCCAGGATGTTCTTCGTGATGTCCCGGTGGAAGTGTTTTATGATAATGAAAATCTTGTTGTAACGGGAGTGCCGAAAACGGTCAATATATCAATTGACGGACCTTCGAACCTTGTATCGACAACAAAGCTGTTAAGGGATTTCACATTGAGAGTCGATCTGAGGACCCTAAATTTGGGACGTCATACTGTGGAAATAGAAGCGGAAAACCTTTCGGAAAAGCTGAATGTGAGAATAGATCCTCCGACGGTGGATGTCGTCATCGAGGAGAAAATATCCAAACAATTCAAAGTCGACCCTGAGTTGAACGAACGATTGCTGGCAGAGGATTTCTATGTCGATAAAATGGAAGTCGAGCCTTCCACAATTCAAGTGACAGGCGCTAAAAGTGTCGTGGAAGCGATCAGCTTCGTGAAGGTTTCGGTAACCGGGGAACCGGGAATTAATAAATCATTTGAACAAAAGAGCCGAGTACGTGTACTCGACCGGGATTTGAACAAATTGAACGTCAAGATTGAGCCTGAAGAAGTGACGGTCAAAGTGGAAGTTAAAGAAAATAGTAAAGAAGTGCCGATCGTCCTCAGGGAAAGAGGCGTTCCGGGTGAGAACATCGTCATCGACTCGATCCTCACGAATACAAAGACGGTGACACTTTTCGGACCGCAGAAGACGCTTGAGAATATAGACGAGCTCCGAGTAGATGTCGATATTTCGAAGGTGAAGGAATCACAAACCGTAGAATTGAACCTTCCAAAACCGAAGGGTGTTTCCAAGCTATCGGCTGATAAAATCAAGGTGAATATTAACGTGACCACTATAAGTGGTGACGATTCTCCTCCTGACGTATCGATCACTCCAACCGAGGAGGATGTAACAAAGGAGTTTAAAAACATCCCTGTCGCTGTGAAAGGGTTAGATGAGAAATATAGCAGCACCTTTTTGAAGCCGACAGATGGAGTTGTCGATGTGACAGTGACTGCGAAAGAGGATGTCATTAATTCAATCGACGCTTCGGACTTCGATATTAGCATCGATGCTTCCGGTACGGATGAGGAAGGAGAGCATGCATACCCGCTCACTGTAGTTGCACCTGATAATATTGCTTGGAAGCTTTCAGAGAATGAAGTTACATTGGAAATAAGGCTTGCATAA
- the cdaA gene encoding diadenylate cyclase CdaA has product MPGWEMITNSSPIEILKNIVDVLLVWFVFYKLITIIKGTKAVQLLKGIFVILFAQFLTEYLGLNTLKWMMEQVLTFGFLAVIIIFQPELRRALEQLGRGRLFARSAMQEEEERDRMIEAFTKSVSYMAKRRIGALISIERETGLSEYIETGTPLNSIVTSELLINIFIPNTPLHDGAVILQKNRIAAAGCYLPLSENPFISKELGTRHRAALGISEVTDAITIVVSEETGAVSITANGDINRNLSMEEFEKQLRQVWFGAETETSSTPFWKWGKQKNG; this is encoded by the coding sequence ATGCCTGGTTGGGAAATGATTACAAACTCAAGTCCGATTGAAATACTGAAAAATATAGTGGATGTGCTTCTCGTCTGGTTTGTTTTCTATAAATTGATCACCATCATAAAAGGCACGAAAGCGGTACAGCTGTTAAAAGGGATATTCGTCATTTTATTCGCCCAATTCCTGACTGAATATCTTGGGCTCAATACATTGAAGTGGATGATGGAGCAAGTGCTCACATTCGGCTTTCTTGCAGTCATCATCATCTTCCAGCCTGAATTGCGCCGTGCCTTGGAGCAGTTAGGGAGAGGCCGTTTATTTGCGAGGTCGGCAATGCAGGAAGAAGAGGAACGTGATCGCATGATCGAAGCCTTCACCAAGTCGGTGAGCTATATGGCAAAGCGGCGTATTGGAGCGCTTATTTCGATTGAACGGGAGACCGGACTCAGCGAGTATATTGAAACCGGGACTCCGTTGAACTCGATTGTTACGTCGGAATTACTCATCAATATATTCATTCCAAATACTCCGTTGCATGACGGAGCTGTCATTTTGCAAAAGAATCGGATTGCAGCTGCCGGCTGTTACTTACCCCTATCGGAAAACCCTTTCATTTCAAAGGAGCTCGGAACTCGGCACCGGGCGGCTCTCGGCATCAGTGAAGTGACCGATGCCATCACGATTGTCGTATCCGAAGAGACGGGTGCCGTCAGCATCACCGCAAATGGGGATATCAATCGGAATCTGTCGATGGAGGAATTTGAGAAACAGCTTCGGCAAGTATGGTTTGGAGCGGAAACTGAAACTTCATCCACTCCATTCTGGAAATGGGGGAAACAGAAAAATGGATAA